The genome window AGGGCATCGGCATTGGCCACGTACAGGTCATTGCCGACCAGGGCCATGCCAAACGGTGAGTGCAGGTCTTCGAGGAAGGTCGTGCGCAGGTCGGCGACACCGTCGTGATCGGTGTCGCGCAGCAGGCTGATGCGGTCGGCGCTGTCCACGCCGGCACCGGCGCGGGTCATGATCAGATCGCCAATCCAGCTCTTCAGGTTGAAACCCGAGTCACGGCGCGGTTTGTTGCTTTCCGCCACCAGCACATCGCCGTTGGGCAGCTGGTACAGCCAGCGCGGGTGATCCAGACCCTCGGCAAAGGCGTTGACCCGGGTGCCGGCCATGCTTTGCGGCTTGCTACCGGCTGGCCAGCCCACCGCCTTGGCGATGTTCACCGTAGGCAGCAGGTCCTGCACCGGCGGCGGCAGTTGCGGGCTGGGGCCAGTGCCCTGCTCGACGCTCAGGGTGGCTTGCTCGGCACAGGCGGAACTGGCGATGGCGAGCAGGGCGAGGGGCAGCAGGCGGGCAGAGGTCATGGTGTTCTCCTTGGGCAGCGGACCTGCAGAAAAATCTGCACGTTCATCCAACTGTAATAAACGACTCATAGAGTGTCGCTACGGACTGAAACCCAGATACCGGTGGAACCTATCTTCTCAGGAGAAAGCTATGAAACTGAAGCATTTGATGAGCGCCCGTTTGATACGCAATGTGGCCTTTGTCGCCGCCGGCGCGGTCAGCGTCAGCGCAATGGCCAATGTTGATCCGGCAATTCCGGCCTACAGCAAGGTCAGCGGCGTATCCGGCAACCTGTCCAGTGTCGGTTCCGATACCCTGGCCAACCTGATGACGCTGTGGGCTGAAGCCTACAAAAAGCAGTACCCCAGCGTGAATATCCAGATTCAGGCTGCCGGTTCTTCTACCGCGCCACCGGCGCTGACCGAAGGCACATCCAACCTCGGCCCGATGAGCCGCAAGATGAAGGATGTCGAATTGCAGGCCTTCGAGTCCAAGTACGGTTACAAGCCCACCGCAATCCCGGTGGCAGTCGATGCCCTGGCGGTATTCGTCAACAAGGACAACCCGATCAAGGGGCTGACCATGGAACAGGTTGACGGCATCTTCTCGGCCAACCGCCTGTGTGGCGGACCCAGCATCAACACCTGGGGTGATCTGGGGCTGACCGGTGACTGGGCGAACAAGCCGATCCAGCTGTTCGGCCGCAACTCGGTATCCGGCACCTACGGTTACTTCAAGGAAGAAGCCCTGTGCAAAGGCGACTTCAAGAACAACGTCAACGAGCAGCCGGGTTCCGCCTCGGTGGTGCAGTCGGTCAGCCAGTCGCTGAACGGCATCGGCTACTCGGGCATCGGCTACAAGACTTCCAGTGTGCGTGCGGTAGCGCTGGCCAAGCGTGGCAGCACGGACTACGTCGCGGCCGATGAGGCGCATGCGCTGGACGGTACCTACCCGCTGGGCCGCTTCCTGTATGTCTATGTGAACAAGGCACCGAACAAGCCGCTGGAGCCACTGGAGCTCGAGTTCATCAAGCTGGTGCTGTCGCAGGAAGGCCAGCAGGTGGTAGTCAAGGATGGCTACATCCCGGTTCCGGCCAAGGTTGCGGCCAAGGCCCTGGAAGCGCTGAGCAAGTAATACCCGGCAATAGCCACCCCCAATGGAGATCGCAGCTACCCGATTGGATGCTGCGGCAGGGAAGCATCTTCGAGGCCAGGTCTGATCCTGGCCTCTGTTTTTTCCAGCGGATGACAGGCGCTCCCGGCGACTGTCATCTGGCTGTCATATTTCGTGGTTAGGGTGTGCGCATGACCGATCCGGCAGTTAATCCAATGACGACTTCTTCATCACGAATCGATTTCAACACCCCGGCCCTGCAACGCAAGCGCCGGCTGCGTGCCCTGAAAGACCGCCTGACCAAATGGTATGTACTGGTTGGCGGGTTGGCCGTGCTGGCCACCATCACGCTGATTTTCTTTTATCTGGCCTACGTGGTGTTGCCGCTGTTCAGTGGCGCTGAACTTACCGAGCGTGAGGCGCAGACACCGGCCTGGTTACAGCACGCCGGCAAACCCCTGCTACTGGCCATCGAGGAGCAGAACCAGATCGGTCTGCGCATTTCCGATCAGGCCGAGGCGGTATTCTTTACCCTGGCCAGCGGCGCTGAACTCAAGCGCGTCAGCCTGCCGATCCCGGCCGGAGCCGCCATGGTGTCACTGCAGCAAGGCCTGCCCGGCAGTGGCCTGCTGGTTGCGGGCCTGAGCGATGGTCGCGCGCTGGTGTTCCGCCACAGCTACAAGGTCAGCTATCCGGATGACAAGAAAACCATCACCCCGGAGATCGAATACCCCTACGGTGAAGCACCATACTTGCTGGACGAGAAAGCCCGGCCACTGGAGCATGTGAATGTCTCGGCGGCAGACGGCCAGCTGCTGCTGGCGGCTTCCACCGGTAGCGAGCTGCATCTGTTGCAGCTCAGTGAAAGCGAAAACATGATGACCGGCGAGATCGAGCGGGTGCAGCAACGCATCGCCCTGCCGCAACTGGCCGAGCCGATCAAGGCGCTGTATATCGATGTGCAGAGCAACTGGCTGTTCGTGCTCAACGGCCGCTCGCATATGGATGTGTTCAATCTGCGCAAGCGTACCCTCAATGGCCGCTACGAGCTGGCGCAGGACGCCAGCACCGAGGTCACGGCCAGCAGCCAGCTGCTGGGCGGTATTTCCCTGCTGATCGGTGATTCCAGAGGCGGCATTGCCCAGTGGTTCATGGCACGTGATGCGGATGACGAACAGCGCCTCAAGCACATTCGCGACTTCCAGCTGGGCGCCGCGGCAATCACGCAGATTGCGCCGGAAGAACGGCGCAAAGGGTTTCTCGCGCTGAACGCCAGCGGTGAGCTGGGCGTATTCCACAGCACCGCACACCGCACCCTGCTGATCGAGCCGGTAGCCAAAGGCAGCGACATCTTCGCCCTGTCGCCGCGTGCCAACCGCGTGCTGGTGGAAGAGGGCAACCAGCTGCTGCCGTTCAGGCTGGAGAACGAGCACCCGGAGATTTCCTGGAGTTCGCTGTGGAGCAAGGTCTGGTACGAAAGCTACCCGGAGCCGATGCATATCTGGCAATCGACGGCCGCAACGGTTGATTTCGAGCCGAAGATGAGCCTCGCACCGCTGACCTTCGGCACGCTCAAGGCGGCGTTCTACGCCATGCTGCTGGCGGCACCACTGGCGATTGCGGCGGCCATCTACACCGCCTACTTCATGGCACCGGGTATGCGCCGCAAGGTCAAGCCGGTGATCGAGCTGATGGAGGCATTGCCGACGGTAATCCTCGGTTTCTTTGCCGGGCTGTTTCTGGCGCCCTATGTCGAGGCGCACCTGCCGGGCATCTTCAGTCTGTTGCTGCTGACGCCGCTGGGCATCCTGCTGGCCGGTTTTCTCTGGACCCGTCTGCCGGAACGACTGCGCCAGCGCGTACCGGATGGTTCGGAAGCGGCGATCCTGCTGCCGGTGGTACTGCTGATCGGCTGGTTTGCCCTGGGCATGAGCCCGCTGCTGGAAAGCTGGTTCTTCGGTGGCAACATGCGCATGTGGATCTCCAATGACCTGGGCATTCACTTCGATCAGCGCAACGCCCTGATCGTTGGCCTGGCCATGGGTTTTGCGGTGATTCCGAACATCTACTCGATCGCCGAGGATGCGGTGTTCAGTGTGCCCCGCAGCCTGACGCTGGGTTCGCTGGCGCTGGGCGCCACCGCCTGGCAGACCCTGACCCGGGTGGTGATTCTGACCGCCAGTCCGGGCATCTTCTCCGCGTTGATGATCGGCATGGGCCGCGCCGTCGGCGAGACCATGATCGTGCTGATGGCCACCGGCAACACGCCGATCATGGACGCCAACCTGTTCGAGGGCATGCGCACCCTGGCCGCCAACGTGGCGGTGGAAATGCCGGAGTCCGAGGTGGGCGGCTCGCACTATCGCGTGCTGTTCCTCTCGGCGCTGGTGCTGCTGACCTTCACCTTCGTCATGAATACCCTGGCGGAAATCATTCGCCAGCGGCTGCGGGGCAAGTATGCGTCCCTATAAATCGACGGCGCAGCCGGCCCTACCGCTGACCCTCGCCCGTTACGGCAGCGGGTGGCCCGCAGGTTCGGCAGCGGGCTGCTGCGGTTTGTACCAGCCTTCCAACCGTTCGTCCCTCTGCCCGCAGGGTGAGAGTACTGCCAACAAGGTGAGAACCCAGTGAAACAGCAGAATCTGAAATCCTGGATCAAGAGTGGTGCGCCAGGTATCTGGATCAGCGGTGGTGCGGTGTCCATCGCGGTGATCATGACCCTCGGCCTGTTGCTGCTGATCGCCTACCGTGGCCTCGGCCACTTCTGGCCGGCGGACCTGATGCAGGCACGCTATTCGATCCCCGGACAGGAGTCGCGGCTGATCCTCGGCGAGCTGGTCGAGGCTGAGGAAGTCAGTCGCGCACGCTTGAAAAGTGCCGGGTTCCCGGTAGCTGATGATGGTCCCGAGTTCATGACCCGCGATCTGCTCAAGGTCGGCAACCGCGATGTCAACGGCAGTGACTTCACCTGGGTGATCGGCAACTGGCTGAGCGAGCAGAGTTATCCCGACGAGCTGATTGCGCTGGAGCGCCGCGAGTGGGGCAACTTCTACGGCTACCCGGTCAGCCTCAAGCAGGACGGCCAGCTGGTGGCTGAAGGGGCAGCGGTATGGCCGGCGCTTGAAGAGCGGCTGCAACGTACCCGCAGTCTGTCCGAGGCGCTGCGCAAAATTGAAAAAAAGGACGTCAACGCAATCAATCACGGCCTTGAGCGGCTGCGCCTGAAAACCCGCAAGCTGGAGCTGGAAGGCACTCTGGACGCCGCGGCGCAGGCGGATATCGATGCCCAGCGTGCGGAATTCGAGGAGCGCTACAAAGTGCTGGAAAGCGAGCTGGGCAGACTGCATGTGGAGGTCTCACGCGATACTCTGGTGCTGCGCGAGATCGGCGGCCAGGAAAAGGAAATCAGCCTGGGCAATATCGTCAAGGCGCTGCAACCGAACAACATGTCGGTGTTCGCCAAGATCAAGACCTATTTTGCCAACCTGTGGTCCTTCCTCAGCGACGACCCGCGTGAGGCGAATACCGAGGGCGGCATCTTCCCGGCCATTTTCGGTACGGTGATGATGACCATGCTGATGGCGGTGATCGTCACCCCGTTTGGCGTGCTGGCGGCGGTGTACCTGCGCGAGTATGCCAAACAGAATGCCTTGACCCGGGTGATCCGCATCGCCGTGAACAACCTCGCCGGTGTTCCGGCCATCGTCTACGGTGTATTCGGCCTGGGCTTCTTCGTCTATGTGCTGGGCGGCTCGCTGGATCGGCTGTTCTTCCCCGAAGCCCTGCCGGCGCCGACTTTCGGTACGCCCGGGCTGCTCTGGGCCTCGCTGACGCTGGCGATTCTCGCCGTGCCGGTGGTGATCGTGGCTACCGAAGAAGGTCTGGCGCGTATCCCGCGTGCCCTGCGCGAAGGTTCACTGGCACTCGGCGCGACCAAGGCGGAAACCCTGTGGAAGGTGGTGTTGCCGATGGCCAGCCCGGCAATGATGACCGGCCTGATCCTCGCCGTGGCCCGTGCTGCCGGCGAAGTGGCACCGCTGATGCTGGTCGGTGTGGTCAAGCTGGCGCCGGCATTGCCGGTAGACGGCAACTATCCTTATCTGCACTTCGACCAGAAGATCATGCACCTGGGCTTTCATATCTATGATGTCGGCTTCCAGAGCCCCAACGTCGAGGCGGCCCGGCCGCTGGTCTATGCCACGGCGCTGCTGCTGGTGCTGGTAATCGCCTTGCTGAATATCTCGGCGGTGAGCCTGCGCAACCATCTGCGCGAAAAGTACAAATCACTGGAACACTAGAATCAGCCTGCTCGCGGCAAATGCCGCCAGCAGCGGGCCAACGGCTTGAATGGAGAGCATCATGCAACAGCAACCGCATACCCACGGCATTGATATCAGTGCCCTCAAGCGTGACCAGCAAAGTCTGGACATGGGCCACGAGACCGTGGCTATCGACGTGCCCGGCCTGAGCCTGCATTACGGCTCGAAGCAGGCGCTGTTCGACGTCAAGATGCAGATTCCGCAGCAGCGGGTGACGGCCTTTATCGGCCCCAGCGGCTGTGGCAAGTCGACCCTGTTGCGCTGCTTCAACCGCATGAACGATCTGGTGGATGGCTGCCGGATAGACGGCGAGATTCGTCTGGATGGCGTCGACATCAATGCCCGTGAGGTGGATGTCGCCGACCTGCGCCGGCGGGTCGGCATGGTGTTCCAGAAGCCCAACCCGTTCCCCAAGAGCATCTACGAGAACGTGGCCTACGGTTTGCGCATCCAGGGCATCAACCAGAAGCGTATTCTCGATGAAGCGGTCGAGCAGTCACTGCGCGGCGCGGCGTTGTGGGACGAGGTCAAGGATCGCCTGAACGAGTCGGCGCTGGGCATGTCCGGTGGCCAGCAGCAACGGCTGGTGATTGCCCGTACCATCGCCGTGCAACCCGAAGTACTGTTGCTCGACGAGCCCTGCTCGGCACTCGACCCGATCTCCACGCTCAAGGTCGAGGAGCTGATCCACGAGCTCAAGCGCAAGTTCACCATCGTCATCGTTACCCACAACATGCAGCAGGCGGCGCGAGTGTCCGATTACACGGCATTCATGTACATCGGCAAGCTGGTCGAGTTTGGCGACACCGATACCCTGTTCACCAATCCATCGACCAAGCAGACCGAGGATTACATCACCGGCCGCTACGGCTAGCGTTCCGGCCATGTGAAAGCGCGCCAGGCTGTGTCGGCGTCGCTTGCCGTACTGGCTGTACAGTTTGCGCGACGCCTTCTTGCCCGGCACGCTTTCCCAAGAGCCGGACGTGAACTTTCAAATGCTTTTGCAAGGGTTCAATCATGATCAACAAAGACAGCCTTACCCAGCACATTTCCGCCCAGTTCAACGCCGATCTCGAGTCGGTGCGCAGCAATCTGCTGGCCATGGGCGGTCTGGTTGAAAAGCAGGTCAACGATGCGGTGACCGCGCTGATCGACGCCAACTCCGAACTGGCGACCACGGTGCGGGCAACCGATACGGAAATCAACCAGATGGAGGTCTCCATCGACGAGGAGTGCATCCGCATTCTGGCCCGCCGCCAACCGGCGGCTTCGGACCTGCGGCTGATCATCGGCATTTCCAAGTCGGTGATCGATCTCGAGCGCATCGGCGACGAAGCCAGCAAGATCGCCAAGCGCGCCCTGCTGCTTTCGGAAGACGGCGAAGCGCCCCGCGGTTATGTGGAGATCCGCCATATCGGCGATCAGGTGCGGCGCATGGTGCAGGAAGCACTGGATGCCTTTGCCCGCTTTGATGTCGATCTGGCCATGTCGGTTTCGCAATACGACAAGAACATCGACCGCGAGTACAAGAGCGCCCTGCGCGAGCTGGTCACCTACATGATGGAGGACCCGCGCTCGATCACCCGCGTGCTCAATGTGATCTGGGTACTGCGCTCGCTGGAGCGGATCGGTGACCACGCGCGCAACATCGCCGAACTGGTGGTGTACATGGTGCACGGCACCGATGTGCGGCATAAAAGCCTGCTGCGCAACAAGCAGGATGCGGATAGCGCCGAATAACTCGGACGGCTTGCCGCGTACTGCCAGCAACGCCCTGCTGGTGCCGCTCTGGCACCAGTCGGTTTTCCCTGCAGCTTGGCTCCCGCAGTCTTGCGGGAGAGCGTTCAGCCCAGCCGCTGCAGCAGCAGGAAGCCCATCATCAGCACCGAATTGACTGCCCAGGCCGCGGTCAGGAAGCGGGCAATTTCGCCGTGGGCGGGATTCTCCACATTCCAGCTGCAATGCCAGATGCTCATCAGAATCCAGGCGGTGTAGGCCAGCACAATCGCAAACATCAGTACCACCGTGCTCAGTGCGGCACCGCTCAGATACACGAACAGGCTTGCGCCCCACAGCAGCTGGCTCAGCACCACGCCGTACAGCCAGAACACCAGGCGCAGCGGCTTGTCGAGAAGTACTGGATCAAAAGGTGAAGTTTTCATCTGTGAGCCTCCGGAATACAAGAAGCCTTGCAGGCATCAGCTTCAGTGCTTGCCGGGAGAGACCGGGCAGATTGTCTGAAGCACGGCAGCCGGGGGTGAGTAGACCCCTCTGGCAGGCACCTGACGGCGCCGCTGCAGCAGAACGCCGCAGCCTTTTCTAACCCTAGTACACAGCGATGGGACGGGCAAATTGTCAGCCCGTGAAAGGGTTTGCCGGGCTGTTCAGCCGGTATTACCGCGTGCCGGCAAACAGCCCGCGCCGGCCTGGCGGCTTTGGACTGGGTCACATTGCCGGCGTTGCGTGGTCGCCAGCACGGGTTGCGACTGCTAGGCTTTTGCATCCTGCTTGCAATTTCGAATTGGCTGTCATGTTCAGGAATCTGCTCAACTCACTGTTCCCGCT of Pseudomonas pohangensis contains these proteins:
- the pstB gene encoding phosphate ABC transporter ATP-binding protein PstB, producing MQQQPHTHGIDISALKRDQQSLDMGHETVAIDVPGLSLHYGSKQALFDVKMQIPQQRVTAFIGPSGCGKSTLLRCFNRMNDLVDGCRIDGEIRLDGVDINAREVDVADLRRRVGMVFQKPNPFPKSIYENVAYGLRIQGINQKRILDEAVEQSLRGAALWDEVKDRLNESALGMSGGQQQRLVIARTIAVQPEVLLLDEPCSALDPISTLKVEELIHELKRKFTIVIVTHNMQQAARVSDYTAFMYIGKLVEFGDTDTLFTNPSTKQTEDYITGRYG
- the phoU gene encoding phosphate signaling complex protein PhoU, whose product is MINKDSLTQHISAQFNADLESVRSNLLAMGGLVEKQVNDAVTALIDANSELATTVRATDTEINQMEVSIDEECIRILARRQPAASDLRLIIGISKSVIDLERIGDEASKIAKRALLLSEDGEAPRGYVEIRHIGDQVRRMVQEALDAFARFDVDLAMSVSQYDKNIDREYKSALRELVTYMMEDPRSITRVLNVIWVLRSLERIGDHARNIAELVVYMVHGTDVRHKSLLRNKQDADSAE
- a CDS encoding ABC transporter permease subunit → MTDPAVNPMTTSSSRIDFNTPALQRKRRLRALKDRLTKWYVLVGGLAVLATITLIFFYLAYVVLPLFSGAELTEREAQTPAWLQHAGKPLLLAIEEQNQIGLRISDQAEAVFFTLASGAELKRVSLPIPAGAAMVSLQQGLPGSGLLVAGLSDGRALVFRHSYKVSYPDDKKTITPEIEYPYGEAPYLLDEKARPLEHVNVSAADGQLLLAASTGSELHLLQLSESENMMTGEIERVQQRIALPQLAEPIKALYIDVQSNWLFVLNGRSHMDVFNLRKRTLNGRYELAQDASTEVTASSQLLGGISLLIGDSRGGIAQWFMARDADDEQRLKHIRDFQLGAAAITQIAPEERRKGFLALNASGELGVFHSTAHRTLLIEPVAKGSDIFALSPRANRVLVEEGNQLLPFRLENEHPEISWSSLWSKVWYESYPEPMHIWQSTAATVDFEPKMSLAPLTFGTLKAAFYAMLLAAPLAIAAAIYTAYFMAPGMRRKVKPVIELMEALPTVILGFFAGLFLAPYVEAHLPGIFSLLLLTPLGILLAGFLWTRLPERLRQRVPDGSEAAILLPVVLLIGWFALGMSPLLESWFFGGNMRMWISNDLGIHFDQRNALIVGLAMGFAVIPNIYSIAEDAVFSVPRSLTLGSLALGATAWQTLTRVVILTASPGIFSALMIGMGRAVGETMIVLMATGNTPIMDANLFEGMRTLAANVAVEMPESEVGGSHYRVLFLSALVLLTFTFVMNTLAEIIRQRLRGKYASL
- a CDS encoding phosphate ABC transporter substrate-binding protein PstS family protein; this translates as MKLKHLMSARLIRNVAFVAAGAVSVSAMANVDPAIPAYSKVSGVSGNLSSVGSDTLANLMTLWAEAYKKQYPSVNIQIQAAGSSTAPPALTEGTSNLGPMSRKMKDVELQAFESKYGYKPTAIPVAVDALAVFVNKDNPIKGLTMEQVDGIFSANRLCGGPSINTWGDLGLTGDWANKPIQLFGRNSVSGTYGYFKEEALCKGDFKNNVNEQPGSASVVQSVSQSLNGIGYSGIGYKTSSVRAVALAKRGSTDYVAADEAHALDGTYPLGRFLYVYVNKAPNKPLEPLELEFIKLVLSQEGQQVVVKDGYIPVPAKVAAKALEALSK
- the pstA gene encoding phosphate ABC transporter permease PstA, translating into MKQQNLKSWIKSGAPGIWISGGAVSIAVIMTLGLLLLIAYRGLGHFWPADLMQARYSIPGQESRLILGELVEAEEVSRARLKSAGFPVADDGPEFMTRDLLKVGNRDVNGSDFTWVIGNWLSEQSYPDELIALERREWGNFYGYPVSLKQDGQLVAEGAAVWPALEERLQRTRSLSEALRKIEKKDVNAINHGLERLRLKTRKLELEGTLDAAAQADIDAQRAEFEERYKVLESELGRLHVEVSRDTLVLREIGGQEKEISLGNIVKALQPNNMSVFAKIKTYFANLWSFLSDDPREANTEGGIFPAIFGTVMMTMLMAVIVTPFGVLAAVYLREYAKQNALTRVIRIAVNNLAGVPAIVYGVFGLGFFVYVLGGSLDRLFFPEALPAPTFGTPGLLWASLTLAILAVPVVIVATEEGLARIPRALREGSLALGATKAETLWKVVLPMASPAMMTGLILAVARAAGEVAPLMLVGVVKLAPALPVDGNYPYLHFDQKIMHLGFHIYDVGFQSPNVEAARPLVYATALLLVLVIALLNISAVSLRNHLREKYKSLEH